In a genomic window of Arthrobacter woluwensis:
- a CDS encoding ATP-dependent DNA helicase RecG produces the protein MEQHTSLELLLGKRVAGSLEKNLGLHTVADLLDDFPRRYLDRGELSSIETLPFDEDVTILARVISSSTRTMRARRGSITEVVISDAEDEFGPALSSVKLSFFNGFKAKQQLQPGVLALFSGRVGSYAGKLTLTNPDFILLDEAVTSTADAEALARMPIPVYAATAKVSSWTVQRAVGIVLDQVDTGGWGDPIPAEIRHRKHLPGLSEAYRMIHQPATAEDYWRARHRFRYQEALVLQTALARRRAEMAQEVATSRPGRLDGALQAFDAQLPFTLTAGQRRVGEELSRDLATSHPMNRLLQGDVGSGKTLVALRAMLQVVDSGGQAALLAPTEVLAAQHAESIRRTLGTLARDGLLGPGDGPSVSVALLTGSLSTAARRQALLDAASGDADIVVGTHALLGENVTFFDLGLVVVDEQHRFGVEQRDALRAKADAPPHLLVMTATPIPRTVAMTVFGDLETSVLDELPAGRAPIITHVVGLQEHPSWEARLWQRAREEVDAGRQVYVVCPKIGDGDVSNDDGGEGLADPAGGEQGTQQLAGVVGMLETLRAAPALQGVRVEALHGRMAPEEKSATMAAFAAGEVGVLVSTTVIEVGVDVPNATLMVILDADRFGISQLHQLRGRVGRGGLPGTCLLVTRLEPDHPSRERLTAVAATTDGFALSQEDLKLRREGDILGARQSGGRSTLKLLRVIQDEKIIAEARDDAQDLVAEDPTLQQHQALRVAMENYLNPEKEAFLERG, from the coding sequence ATGGAACAGCACACCTCGCTGGAACTCCTCCTCGGCAAGCGCGTGGCCGGGAGCCTGGAGAAGAACCTGGGGCTGCACACCGTGGCGGACCTCCTGGACGACTTCCCGCGCCGGTACCTGGACCGCGGGGAGCTGAGCAGCATCGAGACCCTGCCGTTCGATGAGGACGTCACGATTCTCGCCCGCGTCATCTCCAGCAGCACCCGTACCATGCGCGCCCGCCGCGGCTCCATCACCGAAGTGGTGATCAGCGACGCCGAGGACGAGTTCGGGCCGGCGCTCTCCTCCGTGAAGCTGAGCTTCTTCAATGGCTTCAAGGCGAAGCAGCAGCTCCAGCCGGGCGTGCTCGCGCTGTTCTCCGGCCGGGTCGGCTCCTACGCCGGCAAGCTCACGCTCACCAATCCGGACTTCATCCTGCTGGACGAGGCGGTCACGAGCACCGCGGACGCCGAGGCCCTCGCGCGGATGCCGATCCCCGTGTACGCGGCCACCGCGAAGGTGAGTTCCTGGACCGTCCAGCGGGCGGTCGGCATCGTGCTGGACCAGGTGGACACCGGCGGCTGGGGTGACCCGATTCCCGCGGAGATCCGGCACCGGAAGCACCTTCCCGGGCTGTCTGAGGCATACCGGATGATTCACCAGCCCGCCACGGCCGAGGACTACTGGCGTGCGCGTCACCGCTTCCGGTACCAGGAGGCGCTGGTCCTCCAGACGGCGCTGGCCCGTCGCCGCGCGGAGATGGCGCAGGAGGTGGCCACCTCCCGTCCCGGAAGGCTCGACGGCGCGCTCCAGGCCTTCGACGCCCAGCTTCCGTTCACGCTCACTGCGGGTCAGCGGCGCGTGGGCGAGGAGCTCTCCCGCGACCTGGCGACGTCCCACCCCATGAACCGGCTCCTGCAGGGCGACGTGGGCTCGGGCAAGACACTCGTCGCACTCCGGGCGATGCTCCAGGTGGTGGATTCGGGAGGTCAGGCCGCGCTCCTGGCCCCCACGGAGGTCCTCGCCGCTCAGCACGCCGAGTCGATTCGCAGGACTCTCGGAACCCTCGCGCGCGACGGCCTTCTCGGCCCCGGCGACGGCCCTTCCGTGAGCGTCGCTCTCCTCACGGGTTCCCTCTCGACGGCGGCACGCCGCCAGGCGCTCCTGGATGCGGCCTCGGGCGACGCGGACATCGTGGTGGGCACCCACGCCCTGCTGGGGGAGAACGTGACGTTCTTCGACCTCGGACTCGTGGTGGTGGACGAACAGCATCGTTTCGGCGTGGAGCAGCGGGACGCCCTCCGCGCCAAGGCGGACGCCCCTCCGCACCTGCTCGTCATGACGGCCACCCCCATCCCGCGCACCGTGGCCATGACGGTCTTCGGCGATCTGGAGACGTCGGTGCTGGACGAACTGCCGGCTGGACGTGCGCCGATCATCACCCACGTGGTGGGACTGCAGGAGCACCCGTCCTGGGAGGCACGGCTCTGGCAGCGGGCCCGGGAAGAGGTCGACGCCGGGCGTCAGGTCTACGTCGTGTGCCCCAAGATCGGTGACGGTGACGTCTCCAACGACGACGGCGGCGAGGGCCTCGCCGACCCGGCCGGCGGTGAGCAGGGCACGCAGCAGCTGGCCGGCGTCGTCGGCATGCTGGAGACGCTCCGCGCGGCCCCGGCTCTTCAGGGCGTGCGGGTGGAGGCCCTGCATGGGCGCATGGCCCCGGAGGAGAAGTCCGCCACCATGGCCGCCTTCGCCGCCGGCGAGGTGGGCGTGCTGGTGTCCACCACCGTGATCGAGGTGGGCGTGGACGTCCCCAATGCGACGCTCATGGTGATCCTCGACGCCGACCGTTTCGGCATCTCCCAGCTGCACCAGCTGCGCGGCCGGGTGGGCCGTGGCGGCCTGCCAGGCACGTGCCTCCTGGTGACGCGCCTGGAACCGGACCACCCGAGCCGAGAGCGGCTCACGGCAGTCGCCGCCACGACCGACGGCTTCGCGCTGTCCCAGGAGGATCTCAAGCTGCGGCGCGAAGGCGATATCCTGGGCGCCCGGCAGTCGGGCGGGAGGTCGACCCTCAAGCTGCTGCGCGTCATCCAGGACGAGAAGATCATCGCCGAGGCGCGGGACGACGCCCAGGATCTCGTGGCCGAGGACCCCACCCTGCAGCAGCATCAGGCGCTCCGGGTGGCGATGGAGAATTATCTGAACCCGGAGAAGGAAGCATTCCTTGAACGGGGCTGA
- a CDS encoding DAK2 domain-containing protein, whose amino-acid sequence MRRWLCTAEQVVGNHSDRLNAINIFPVADGDTGTNLYLTLRAAARAIGPEEYPVGNDVGVVLADAAGAAMENARGNSGTLLAVFLAALAESVQGHTRLSAPLLASGLRRARMRCWSALSEPVEGTMLSALAAAADAAEEMDSALNGDDSNLALAQSLNHVVETVQQAVVRTEEQLGALRQAQVVDAGAVGFLLVLDCLRGTILGTQTSETAWDELHGYQTEFPHIHGDMPADDGYEVMCTIELSPLDAATLRQRLDEIGESVIISPVKAVSGHRDGVDVQEGELSYRWRVHVHAADPAPVLELINALGEPANVTLSELAAPRES is encoded by the coding sequence ATGAGGCGCTGGCTCTGCACCGCGGAGCAGGTGGTGGGCAATCACAGCGACCGTCTGAATGCCATCAACATCTTCCCTGTGGCCGACGGCGACACCGGAACCAACCTCTATCTGACCCTCCGGGCCGCGGCACGCGCCATCGGCCCCGAGGAATACCCGGTCGGCAACGACGTCGGCGTCGTGCTCGCCGATGCCGCGGGCGCCGCGATGGAGAACGCCCGCGGGAACTCCGGCACCCTCCTGGCCGTCTTCCTCGCCGCGCTCGCGGAATCCGTGCAGGGCCACACCCGCCTCAGCGCCCCCCTGCTGGCCTCCGGTCTGCGGCGGGCCCGGATGCGCTGCTGGTCCGCGCTGAGCGAGCCCGTGGAAGGGACCATGCTGTCGGCTCTCGCGGCCGCCGCCGACGCCGCCGAGGAGATGGACTCCGCTCTCAACGGTGACGACAGCAATCTGGCCCTCGCCCAGTCCCTGAACCACGTGGTGGAGACGGTCCAGCAGGCCGTGGTCCGCACGGAGGAGCAGCTCGGCGCCTTGCGTCAGGCCCAGGTGGTGGACGCCGGCGCCGTCGGGTTCCTCCTGGTCCTGGACTGCCTGCGCGGCACCATCCTGGGCACGCAGACGAGCGAGACGGCCTGGGACGAGCTGCACGGCTACCAGACCGAATTCCCGCACATCCACGGCGACATGCCCGCCGATGACGGCTACGAGGTCATGTGCACCATCGAGCTGTCGCCGTTGGACGCCGCCACCCTGCGCCAGCGCCTCGACGAGATCGGTGAGTCCGTCATCATCTCGCCGGTGAAGGCCGTGTCCGGGCACCGCGACGGCGTCGATGTGCAGGAAGGCGAACTCAGCTACCGCTGGCGCGTCCACGTGCACGCGGCGGATCCCGCCCCGGTGCTCGAACTGATCAACGCCCTGGGCGAGCCCGCCAACGTCACCCTGTCGGAGCTCGCCGCCCCCCGCGAGTCCTGA